Below is a genomic region from Jiangella gansuensis DSM 44835.
GTGGAGACCGAACGGCTGGTGACGCTGACCGGACCGGGCGGCGTCGGCAAGACCAGGCTGGCGACGGCCGTCGCGCATCCCCTGGCGGGCGCGTACCCGGACGGCGCGTATCTCGTGGAGCTGGCCGCACTCGAACGCCCCCACCCCGACCGCGCCGTCGACGACCTCGCCGAGCTGGTTATGGCCACGCTCCACGTACACGACGCCGCCGACACCGGCGGCCGGCCCACCTCGCCCGCGGACCGGCTCGCCGCCGTCCTCGAGAACCGGCAGCTGCTCCTGGTGATGGACAACTGCGAGCACCTCGTCGCACCGGCAGCCACCCTGACCGACCGGCTGTTGCGGGCTGCGCCCGGGCTGCGGGTGCTGGCCACCAGCCGCGAGCCCCTGGGCCTCACCGGCGAGGTGGTGTGGGACGTCCCCACGCTCGACGTGCCGGCCGCGGAGGCCGATCTCGGGCAGCTGGCCGAATCGGACGCGGTGCGCCTGTTCGTCGCCCGCGCAGCCGCGGCGGCCCGCGGCTTCACGCTCGACGAGGAGTCCGGCCCGGCCGTCGCGCAGCTGTGCCGTCGGCTGGACGGCATCCCGCTGGCGCTCGAGCTGGCCGCCACCCGGGTTCGTACGCTCGGCGTCCACGGGCTGGTCGACCGGCTCCACGACCGCTTCCGGGCACTCGGCACCGGCCCTCGCGACGTTCCGGCCCGGCAGCGCACACTCACGGCCACCATCGACTGGAGCTGGCACCTGCTGGACCCACCGGACCAGGTGGTACTGCGGCGGCTGGCGGTCAGCGCCGACGGATGCACCCTGGCGGCCGCAGAAGCCGTCTGCGCCGACCCGGACACCGACGTGCTCGACGTGCTGGCCCGGCTGGTGGACCGCTCGCTGGTGGTGATGGACGATCGCGGCGGCCACGGACCGCGATACCGGCTGCTGGAGTCTGTCGGTGCCTACGCCCTCAACCGGCTGCACGAGGCCGGTGAACACGCCCGGGTCCGGCTCCGGCACGCCGAGCACTACGCCGAGTTGGCCGCTCAGGCGGACGAGCACCTGCGCGGACCGCGGCAACGGGAATGGCTGCGCCGCCTCGACACCGAGTCGCCCAACCTGCGCTCCGCCCTGGACACCGCGGTCCGGCTGGGCGACGCCGAGCTGGCCCTGCGGCTGACCGGCGCGCTGACCTGGTACTGGTTCCTGCGCGGCCGACTCGGCGAGGCGCGCCGGGCGGTGGCGGCCGCACTGGCGGTCCCCGGCGACTCGCCGCCCGAGGTCCGCGGGCACGCACTGGCCTGGCACACCGGCCTCGGCATCCTGCAGGGCGACCACCGCGACTGGGCCGAGCGCTGCGAGGCCGCGCTGCGTCCGTTCGACGAGTCCACACACGCCGGCTGGGCCCGCGCCCGCGCGGAGTGGTTCCTCGCGTACGCCACGTTCGGCCTCGGGGACCTCGCCGTCACCGTGCCGATGGTGGACCGGGCGGCGAAGGCGTTCGAAGCCGCCGGCGACCGCTGGGGCGAGGCTGCGACGCTGGTCCTGCGCGCCGGCCTCGCGCACGTCCGCGGCGACCTCGCCACGCTCGACCACGACGCCGGCCGCGCTGCGGCCGTCTTCCGCGACCTGGGCGACCGCTGGGGCGCCCTGAACGCCACCGACTGGCTGATCGGACTGGCCGACATGACCGGCGACTACGACCGCGCCGCCCGGCTGGGCCACGACGGGCTGCCGCTCGCCGAGGAGCTCGGACTCTGGCCCGACGTGGCCGGCTTCCGGTCCTGGTTGGGCTGGATCGCGGTGCAGACCGGTGACAACGCCGTGGCCCGCGACCACTGTGAACAGGCCCTGCGGCTGGCGGCCGAGCACGGCATGCAGGCCGCGCAGGTGTTCGCCGGCCTCGGGCTGGCCTTCGCCGCCCGCCGGGCCGGCGACCTCGACGTCGCGCAGGAGCAGCTCGAGCAGCTGCGGCGGACCGGTGAGCAGCAGTCCGCGGAAGCCGGGACGGCGTACTACCTGTCGATGGTGCTGAACGAGCTCGGCTACCTCGCCGCCCAGCGAGGTGACGGCGCCGCCGCGCTGGACCTGCACCTGCGGGCGTACGACCTCAGCTACGAGATGGCCGCCGGCCGCGACCTGTCCTTCGCTCTGGAGGGTGCCGCCGCCGCACTGGCCCTGACCGGCCGCGGACACGACGCGGCCGTGGTGCTCGGCGCGGCTGAGGTGTCACGCCGGGGGGCGGAGCTGCCGCCGTCGCCGGCAGAACGGCGGGAGCTGGACCGTGTCGTCGCGGCCGTCCGGGCGGTACAGGACGAGGCGGCCTTCGCCGCCGCGTTCACGGACGGTGGCCGCCTCACCCTGGAGGCCGCCCGGGAGCTCGCCGGGCGGCCGTCCGCCGCGTGCCTCACTTCGGGGCGTAGACCAGGACGACGATGCCCGACGGGAACGGCTTCTGGTCGACCAGCTTCAGGTGGCTGACGTCGAACCCGTCGCCCAGTCGCTCGTCGTCGCCGCCGGCGATCACCGGATGGACCCAGAAGTGGTACTCATCGACGAGCTTGTTCTCCAGCAGCGTCTTGTCCGACGAGCCGGTGCCGAACTTCAGGATGTTCTCGCCGGGCTGCTCCTTCAGCGCGGCGACGCCATCGGCCAGGTCACCGTCGATGACGGTGCCGTTCCAGGACTGCTCGCCCTTCAAGGTCTGGGACGCGACGTACTTGGGCAGCGCGTTGATGCGGTCGACGTAGGCGTCGCCGGCACCGGCCCGCATCGGCCAGACCTCGGCGAAGCTCTCGAAGGTGCGCCGCCCCAACAGGAGAGCATCGGAGTCGAAGAGCAGCGTGGTGGCGTAGCCCGCGTGGTCCTCGTCCCAGTACGGCGCCCCCCACACGTGCGGGGCGCCGATGCTGCCGTCGAGAGCAACGAACGTCGATTCGATGAGCTTGCGCATGATTCCTCCGGTGAATGGTCGGTGTTCCTGCTCGGGATACGGGTAACAATGACGGCGTCCGCTTACGGTTTTCTTCAGGTCCGCTTCAGGAGGCGAGATGACCGAAGTGACCAGCATCGATGCATGGCTCGACAAGCTGCCTGAGGATCGGCGGCAGGAGGCGACGGCCCTGGCCGACCAGGTACGTGCCAGCCGTCCCGGGCTGGACGAGGCGGTCAAGTGGGGCCGGCTCACCTTCACCGCCGACGACAACTGGCACCACTGGCTGTGCGCGGTGGCGGCGACGAAGCGGGCGGTCAACCTGACCTTCCACAAGGGCGTGCTGCTGGACGACCCGGCCGGACTGCTGGAGGGCTCCGGCCAGTACATCCGCACCGTCCCGTACGCCCGCGCCACGGCCGAGCCCGACGCCGTCGCCGCCCTGATCACGCAGGCCGTCAGCCGGCAGACCGAGATGCTCGACGAAAAGGATTGAGTGCCGGGCGGGCGCACCTGACACAATCCGTGCGTGTCCGAGAACCTGATCGTCGAACCGCTCGACCGCCGGCCCGAGCTCTCCGCCGTGGCGGACAAGCTGGAACACCTGTGGCCGCCGTTCATGCAGCAGGACCCGACGGCCAACCTGTACTACCCGGACGCCGAACGCAACCACCCCGAGCACGTGCTGGTCGCCTACGAACCGCCGGACGTGCCGGTGGCGCTGGCCTACACGGTGCCGTTCGCGTTCGGCACCGGACCGCGCACCGAACTCCCCGACGACGGGTGGGACGGCGTCATCCGGTGGGCCGCACAGGACCGAGACCGCGGCACCGCACCCACGCACGTCTCGGCACTGGAAATCTCCATCCGGCCGGACCGGCGCGGCCAGGGCCTCGCCGCCGTGATGCTGGCCGCGATGCACGAGAACGTCCGCCGGCTCGGCTTCACCGAACTGGTCGCGCCGGTCCGGCCCAGCGCGAAGCACCAGGAGCCGCACACCCCGATGAGCGAGTACGCGTACCGGACCCGGCCGGACGGCCTGCCGGCCGACCCGTGGCTGCGGGTCCACGCCCGCGCCGGCGCCGAGATCGTCAAGGTGGCCCCGCGGTCCATGGTCATCCCCGGCACACTCGCGGACTGGCGGCGATGGACCGGACTGCCGTTCGACCGCTCCGGCGATGTCGTCGTCCCCAACGCCCTGGTGCCCGTCCACTGCAGCGTCGAGCACGACCACGTCGTCTACGTCGAACCGAACGTCTGGATGCGGCACGCCATCGCCCCGCACCCCGTGAACACGGCCAGCGCCTAAGCTCTGTTCCGTGGCCAAGGAAACCCTGCGCGAGCGCAAACAGCAGCGCACCAGGGAGTCCATCATCGACGCGGCCCACGCCCTGTTCGCCGAGCGCGGCTTCGACCACGTCACCGTCACCGACATCGCGGAGCGGGCCGAGGTGGGCCGCAGCACGTTCTTCCGCTACTTCGGCGACAAACAGGAGGTCGTGTTCGGCGACGACGGCGACGTCGACGCCCTTGTGGCGGCGGCCGCGGCGGCGCCGGCAGACCCGCCCGGCACGCTGGCCGAGGCACTGGTGCAGGTGCGCGCCCTGGTGGTGCCGTTCGTCGAGTCCGTCACCGCCCACCCCGAGCGCTACACCGCGCACGAGCGGCTGGTCGAACAGCACCCCGAGCTCCGCGCCCGCAGCCTGACCAAACAGCGCCGCTACGCCGACGCCATCACCCAGATCCTGACCCGCCGCGGCGCGGACCGGGCGACCGCGACACTCGCCGCGGAACTGGGGATGGCCTGCTACTTCGCCGCTCGCACCGTGGTCGACGACGACCCACGGCGGCTGCCGGGCGCCGTCGCCGTGGCATTCGACCGGCTAGCCGACCTCGACCCATGATCATCGGCGATCCGCCACGTCATGGCGGGGTGGATCGCCGATCATCATGGGGGATCGTCAGAGATCGGCCTGGTGGTAGGCCAGCTCGCCGTCGCGCGGAATCAGGTAGCCCGCCCACCGCTCTGCCGGCGGCTCCCCGTCCAGAGCCCGGGCCGTCGTGAGCCCGGCGACCTCGGGGCCGATCAGGCCCAGCCGGTAGGGCAGCTCCGCGTACACCCTGGCACCGATGCCGGCGAGCCAGCGGTCCAGCGGCCGCCGCCACAGCAACGAATCACCGCCGCGGAACGGGAACGCCGCACTGCGTGGCTCGGCCTGGTCCAGTGCCCCGACGGGGAGGAAGAAGACCAGCCAGTCGACGGCAGCGCGGCGGCCGCCACCCGCCGCGCGCATCCCCCTCAGCGCACGGACTCCGCACGCCACGGGCCGGCCCCGCGGCAACACCGTGCGGCCGGCCAGCCGCCCGTGCCGCAGGAGCGCGTCGAGCGTGCACGCGGACTCGACCACGGCATTCGCGGCGTCGTCGCTGATGCCGACGCAGTCCTCGACCCCGGCTGCCCGCCAGACCGCGTCGAGCCCGGCACCGAGCCGATCATCGTCACGATCGCCCAGTTCGATGGCCAGTTCGTAGGCTCCGCCGAGCCACAGCGCCGGGTCGTGAAGATCGGTTGCGTCGGGCACGGCACCATCATCGCGGGTGTGCGTGCGCTTCGCCGCAGGTTTCGGACAACTCGGACCAACGGGGCCGGTTACTCGAGTGTGACCACGACCTTGATGTCGTCGTCACCCGGGTCCAGGGCTCCCGGTGCTTCGGCCAGCGGCACCCGGCGGGTCACGAGGCGGCCGAGCCAGTCCGGGTCGGCCGCGGCCAATGCGTCGGCCGCCGCCGACCAGTGCCGCAGGTTCGCGTTGACGGAGCCGAACAGGACGTCGTTCTCCATCACCATCTCGCGGTAGGCGGCCGCGGCCGGGCGCGATGGCCCGTACACGCCGGTGAGACAGACGATGCCGCACTTCGCGGTGTGGTCGATGGCCTCGTACACGAGCGCCGGCGCGCCCGTCGCCTCGATGACGATGTCCGGTGGCGCACCGGCTGCCGCGGCGGCCACGCCGTCGTGGTGATACGTCGCTCCGAGGGCGGCGACGGCGTCGGGTTTCGGCCCGTGATCCATAAGGTCGAGCACGTGGACGTCGAGTCCGCGCTGCACGCCGAGCAGGGCGGCCAACAGGCCGATCGGACCGGCACCGGTGACCAGCACGGAACTCGGCTCGAACCAGGACCGCGCCCCGATCCGGTCGATCTGCTCCCACGCCTTGGCCACCACGCTGGCCGGCTCGAGGAGCATGCCCACCGGCTCCAGGCGCGGGTCGAGGCGGATCGCGTAGTCCGCTTCGACGCACCACGCCTCGCTCGCGAAACCGTGCAGGCCCTTGATGCCGTGTTCGGTGTAGCGGCCGTTGCGGCACATGTCGAACTCTCCGTGCGCGCAGGCGCCGCACGGAACCGGGTCGGGCCTGCGGACCACACCGGCCACGAGGTCGCCCGGGGCGAACCCGCTGCCGTCGGGCGCCTGCCGCACCCGGCCGAGCGACTCGTGCCCGATGACCAGCCGGTCGTGCCCGGGCGGCGCGGTGCCGAACGTGCCGGCGATGATCTCGGCATCGGTGCCGCAGATGCCGACCGCCAGGCCGTCGACCAGCAGGTCACCGGCTCCAGGGATCGGATCGGGCAGCTCGGTGACCTGGACCGAGTCCGCGGTGTTCGGAAGGACGGTCAGGGCATACATGCCGGTAACGTACCCGTCCTGCCGGTATCGATGACCGAATGCCGGCGACCACGGACCGCGCGGCCTCATCGTGGGTTCGACGGGGTTGGCGAAGCTGCGTGCCGCCCACGCCGCCGTGCCTCAGGGCCGCGGCGGGCCGCTTCCCACACCGTGGACGCTGAGCGCCGCCGCGATGTCGTCGAGGTCGGTGCTGTCGAGCTCCAGGTCCGCGGCCGGCAGCCAGGCGTCGATCTGGCCGGGGCGGCGCGCTCCGACGATGGCGCCGCTGACCCCGGAGAACGAGAGCGTCCAAGCGACGGCGAGGGCAGCGACGGAGACGTCCTTGCGCTCGGCGACCGGGCGCAGCGCGTCCACCAGCGCGAGGTTACGACGCAGTCCGTCGCCGGTGAAGTCCGCGCTGCGGCTACGCCAGTCGTCGCTGCCGAGGGCGGCGGCGCGCTGTTCACTGAACGCGCCGGTGAGCAGTCCGGACGCCATCGGGCTGTAGACGATGACGCCGGTGTCGTGCTCTGCTGCCCACGGGATGACGTCGCCGGCGGCGTCTCGCCGGATCAGGTTGAACGGCGGCTGCAGCGAGTCGACGTGGCCGATCGACTCCGCGGTTTCCAGCTGCTGCACGCCGTGGTTGGACAAGCCGACGGCACGGACCTTGCCCTCGTCGAGGAGGTCCTGGAACGTCTGCCAGTACTCCTCGACCGGGGTGCCGTCCTCGGCCGGCCAGTGCATCTGGAACAGGTCGATGCGCTCGACCTCGAGGCGGCGCAACGAGCTCTCGACATCGCGGCGCAAGCTGGCTGCCGCGCCCACCCGGCGCGACGGCCGCTGCCGGTCCGCCTCGTCCCAGACCAGGCCGCCCTTGGTGAACACATAGGGCCGGTCGGCCGCCGGGAGGTCCTTCAGCGCCCGCGCGACCACCTCCTCGGAATGGCCGAGCCCGTACACCGCGGCGGTGTCGATCCAGTTGATGCCGGCCTCGACGGCGTACCGGATGGCCGCGACGGATTCGGCGTCGTCCTGCTCGCCCCAGGCGAATGCCCAGTCGCCACCGCCGATGGCCCAGGCTCCGAACCCGACGCGGGTGATGGACATGTCAGTGCGGCCCAGTGGTGCGGTCTTCAGCATGTGTGTCGTCTTCCTGCCGGCTCGGGTGTTCACGGTCGAGTGCCCCGACCCAGCATCCGGCGCGGCCGGCGACACTGTCCAACCGCGAGGATCGATCGGATTGTGCGCTGCCGAAGCTCAATCGGGCGGACACGCCGAACGCGTCGCCGGCACCATCGGCCACGCCGGGGCGACCTCGTCGTCGAGACCCCTCAGTCGGGCAGCATCGGGACGGTGATGCCCTGGTCGCGCCCGAGCAGCACCGCCCGGGTGACGGACTTGGAACCGAACCGGTCGCGCACGTCGTCGAGGGTGGCGTCGAGGGCACCGTGCGGGTGGCGGTCGAACGGAAGCGGCAACTGGACGGCGGCATCGTCGTCGAGGTTCGAGAGTGCCACCCCGACCAGCGTGAGCCCGCGCCGGTCGATGGCCGGCCGCGCACCCGCCAGAAGAGCCCGCGCGACCGTGAGCAGTTGCCCGGTGTGAGCGGTGGCCTCGGTGAGCGTGTGCGACCGGGTGGCGCGCGTGTAGTCGTCGAACCGCAGCCGCAACACGACGGTTCGGCACACGCGGCTGCCCGCCC
It encodes:
- a CDS encoding BTAD domain-containing putative transcriptional regulator, yielding MRFGILGPLAVWTDDGEPVTVPGLKVRALLADLLVNAGRPVSVDRLVEDLWGDAAPSNPAAALHVRVSQLRRALDDAEPGARELVVSRAPGYALVTTAVDAVRFGELVGQTRDAADPRSRARLLADALGSWRGPALADFADTEFAGPAIARWEEQRLVALELHADARLELGDHDALAGELADLVQQHPFRESLRAAHLRALYRAGRQREALDSYDDLRRRLADELGLDPGPGLAALRQAILEQDPALTAQPVRPPGPARRATNLSEPPALIGRDAARRSVSTLVETERLVTLTGPGGVGKTRLATAVAHPLAGAYPDGAYLVELAALERPHPDRAVDDLAELVMATLHVHDAADTGGRPTSPADRLAAVLENRQLLLVMDNCEHLVAPAATLTDRLLRAAPGLRVLATSREPLGLTGEVVWDVPTLDVPAAEADLGQLAESDAVRLFVARAAAAARGFTLDEESGPAVAQLCRRLDGIPLALELAATRVRTLGVHGLVDRLHDRFRALGTGPRDVPARQRTLTATIDWSWHLLDPPDQVVLRRLAVSADGCTLAAAEAVCADPDTDVLDVLARLVDRSLVVMDDRGGHGPRYRLLESVGAYALNRLHEAGEHARVRLRHAEHYAELAAQADEHLRGPRQREWLRRLDTESPNLRSALDTAVRLGDAELALRLTGALTWYWFLRGRLGEARRAVAAALAVPGDSPPEVRGHALAWHTGLGILQGDHRDWAERCEAALRPFDESTHAGWARARAEWFLAYATFGLGDLAVTVPMVDRAAKAFEAAGDRWGEAATLVLRAGLAHVRGDLATLDHDAGRAAAVFRDLGDRWGALNATDWLIGLADMTGDYDRAARLGHDGLPLAEELGLWPDVAGFRSWLGWIAVQTGDNAVARDHCEQALRLAAEHGMQAAQVFAGLGLAFAARRAGDLDVAQEQLEQLRRTGEQQSAEAGTAYYLSMVLNELGYLAAQRGDGAAALDLHLRAYDLSYEMAAGRDLSFALEGAAAALALTGRGHDAAVVLGAAEVSRRGAELPPSPAERRELDRVVAAVRAVQDEAAFAAAFTDGGRLTLEAARELAGRPSAACLTSGRRPGRRCPTGTASGRPASGG
- a CDS encoding dihydrofolate reductase family protein, coding for MRKLIESTFVALDGSIGAPHVWGAPYWDEDHAGYATTLLFDSDALLLGRRTFESFAEVWPMRAGAGDAYVDRINALPKYVASQTLKGEQSWNGTVIDGDLADGVAALKEQPGENILKFGTGSSDKTLLENKLVDEYHFWVHPVIAGGDDERLGDGFDVSHLKLVDQKPFPSGIVVLVYAPK
- a CDS encoding DUF1801 domain-containing protein, with the protein product MTEVTSIDAWLDKLPEDRRQEATALADQVRASRPGLDEAVKWGRLTFTADDNWHHWLCAVAATKRAVNLTFHKGVLLDDPAGLLEGSGQYIRTVPYARATAEPDAVAALITQAVSRQTEMLDEKD
- a CDS encoding TetR/AcrR family transcriptional regulator, which gives rise to MAKETLRERKQQRTRESIIDAAHALFAERGFDHVTVTDIAERAEVGRSTFFRYFGDKQEVVFGDDGDVDALVAAAAAAPADPPGTLAEALVQVRALVVPFVESVTAHPERYTAHERLVEQHPELRARSLTKQRRYADAITQILTRRGADRATATLAAELGMACYFAARTVVDDDPRRLPGAVAVAFDRLADLDP
- a CDS encoding glucose 1-dehydrogenase is translated as MYALTVLPNTADSVQVTELPDPIPGAGDLLVDGLAVGICGTDAEIIAGTFGTAPPGHDRLVIGHESLGRVRQAPDGSGFAPGDLVAGVVRRPDPVPCGACAHGEFDMCRNGRYTEHGIKGLHGFASEAWCVEADYAIRLDPRLEPVGMLLEPASVVAKAWEQIDRIGARSWFEPSSVLVTGAGPIGLLAALLGVQRGLDVHVLDLMDHGPKPDAVAALGATYHHDGVAAAAAGAPPDIVIEATGAPALVYEAIDHTAKCGIVCLTGVYGPSRPAAAAYREMVMENDVLFGSVNANLRHWSAAADALAAADPDWLGRLVTRRVPLAEAPGALDPGDDDIKVVVTLE
- a CDS encoding aldo/keto reductase, whose product is MLKTAPLGRTDMSITRVGFGAWAIGGGDWAFAWGEQDDAESVAAIRYAVEAGINWIDTAAVYGLGHSEEVVARALKDLPAADRPYVFTKGGLVWDEADRQRPSRRVGAAASLRRDVESSLRRLEVERIDLFQMHWPAEDGTPVEEYWQTFQDLLDEGKVRAVGLSNHGVQQLETAESIGHVDSLQPPFNLIRRDAAGDVIPWAAEHDTGVIVYSPMASGLLTGAFSEQRAAALGSDDWRSRSADFTGDGLRRNLALVDALRPVAERKDVSVAALAVAWTLSFSGVSGAIVGARRPGQIDAWLPAADLELDSTDLDDIAAALSVHGVGSGPPRP